Proteins from one Azospirillum brasilense genomic window:
- a CDS encoding response regulator, whose protein sequence is MKLLVVEDDPLIGPAIKAVMENAGYTVVGPLRDAAKATRLGVREQPDLALVDVYLAGGENGLTLARKLWEEHNIPSLLITGFDHRGEEARDFAVGLLRKPVMPDALVDAVGAVGEILAGLRPSSIPPALELFGRPERLPAAVPQPAPQSSPQPVQQPMRRQG, encoded by the coding sequence GTGAAGTTGCTCGTCGTCGAAGACGACCCGTTGATCGGGCCCGCCATCAAGGCCGTGATGGAGAATGCCGGTTACACGGTCGTCGGCCCTCTGCGCGACGCCGCCAAGGCGACGCGGCTGGGGGTCCGGGAACAGCCGGATCTTGCCCTGGTGGACGTCTATCTGGCCGGGGGTGAGAACGGGCTGACGCTGGCCCGCAAGCTGTGGGAGGAACACAACATCCCCTCCCTGCTGATCACCGGCTTCGACCACCGCGGCGAGGAGGCGCGCGATTTTGCGGTCGGCCTGCTGCGCAAGCCGGTGATGCCCGACGCGCTGGTCGATGCCGTCGGAGCCGTCGGGGAAATTCTTGCGGGGCTGCGCCCGTCCTCCATTCCCCCGGCGCTGGAACTGTTCGGGCGGCCCGAGCGCTTGCCCGCCGCAGTGCCGCAGCCGGCGCCCCAGTCGTCGCCGCAACCCGTACAGCAGCCCATGCGGCGGCAGGGCTGA
- a CDS encoding cupin domain-containing protein: MDRNPPPRRALVPIDQRLIGSDPGKPAVFGIVLSGDPQESFLNLYDGGGGRFACGVWQCTPGTIAMADWPYEEFCVLLAGRVVITPRDGAPQEHGEGDAFVIPRGFTGVWEVRETIRKYYAIEKPLGPRAAVRQMLRTPLSLARRLLRRGEPALARGGF, encoded by the coding sequence ATGGACCGCAACCCGCCGCCGCGCCGCGCGCTCGTTCCCATCGACCAGCGGCTGATCGGGAGCGATCCCGGCAAGCCCGCCGTCTTCGGGATCGTACTGTCCGGCGACCCTCAGGAGAGTTTCCTGAACCTCTACGACGGCGGCGGGGGACGGTTCGCCTGCGGGGTCTGGCAATGCACGCCGGGCACCATCGCCATGGCCGATTGGCCCTACGAGGAGTTCTGCGTCCTGCTGGCCGGGCGGGTGGTCATCACCCCCCGGGACGGCGCGCCGCAGGAGCATGGAGAGGGCGACGCCTTCGTCATTCCCAGGGGCTTCACCGGCGTCTGGGAAGTGCGGGAGACGATCCGCAAATACTACGCGATCGAGAAACCGCTCGGCCCCCGCGCCGCCGTCCGCCAGATGTTGCGTACCCCGCTGTCGCTGGCTCGCCGGCTGTTGCGGCGCGGTGAACCGGCGCTGGCCCGCGGGGGCTTTTGA